Proteins from a single region of Gasterosteus aculeatus chromosome 20, fGasAcu3.hap1.1, whole genome shotgun sequence:
- the LOC120811031 gene encoding cortexin-3: protein MDVPRMAEGLFSSTLSSSGGGHHVPSYLTLEQKAAFVFVLLLFIFLALLIVRCFRILLDPYRSMPSSNWTDHTEKDTFDYRIV from the coding sequence ATGGACGTGCCCAGGATGGCCGAGGGCCTCTTCAGCAGCACGCTGTCCTCGTCGGGCGGCGGCCATCACGTCCCGTCCTACCTGACGCTGGAGCAGAAGGCGGCCTTCGTCTtcgtgctgctgctcttcatcttcCTGGCGCTGCTCATAGTACGCTGCTTCCGCATCCTGCTGGACCCCTACCGCAGCATGCCCTCGTCCAACTGGACAGACCACACCGAGAAGGACACGTTCGACTACCGCATCGTCTGA